The Planococcus liqunii genome includes a region encoding these proteins:
- a CDS encoding sigma-70 family RNA polymerase sigma factor → MEQLIRAAIGGQQEAFEQLIETEKSKLLSKAYSYVGNREDASDIVQETLLQAYKSIHQLKEAKYFSTWLFKILIRQCFAFIRQRKRTLVVETELIQQQLTEHEQPAAYEFVHEALSLLRKDYQTVLVLFYFYDFPVREIASLLDKPINTIKMHLHRGRNQLKKQLEQQMNLPVTEKEVIYMLKEQLAQSALNFVSIPQDYQLFVEDYSNEQAKFIWATDELVDEIGVTLDQNGKLIELTRLPSTNGTLATIEQQETIAEQFLTSQYAEALDYLSLSNVIQKEGDSRFFYKQYAGGYPLASYTTQISVSTYGEIVDFKYGGYTKTPPVFPAQLVGEEAILQQLHKAPWKLSLKYLASDIYSVPKAGLYPVYESPIVYHSFNALNGLPAFEHEPEEPDTFIPFPNVAAVEKQATIEEAIGVPEEMIKLREVEIDENTLVAVWREREWQAPKDKTMESLFLDRMEDTVKAKVDKHSGRLKEFMWFKERTGELDLSFEDCRDIACTFIATYFEEYLPYLQLKIEKPSFNGVHCVFFTFPLYAVQDLQIEGERFYVGVNRTTGFIDIFWSPRMDLAELQSFEASTIQPFEDIKSALQKVEPFLQWSKKYDENEPDDVLAYKLGQIETKQQVVGIDARTGDLIVSNI, encoded by the coding sequence ATGGAACAATTAATAAGAGCCGCTATCGGAGGTCAGCAAGAAGCATTTGAACAGTTAATAGAAACCGAGAAGTCTAAGCTTCTCTCAAAAGCTTACTCCTATGTCGGCAATAGAGAAGACGCATCAGACATTGTACAAGAAACATTGCTGCAGGCGTATAAATCAATTCATCAACTAAAAGAAGCTAAATATTTTTCTACCTGGCTATTCAAAATTTTAATCCGGCAATGCTTTGCTTTTATTCGGCAAAGGAAGCGAACACTCGTCGTGGAAACTGAACTCATACAGCAACAGTTAACAGAGCATGAGCAACCCGCTGCCTATGAATTCGTCCATGAGGCATTATCTTTACTTCGAAAAGATTATCAAACCGTCCTTGTGTTGTTTTATTTTTATGATTTTCCCGTACGAGAAATCGCCTCTTTACTAGATAAGCCCATCAATACGATCAAAATGCATTTGCATCGCGGCCGCAATCAATTAAAAAAGCAGCTGGAACAACAGATGAACTTACCGGTTACGGAGAAAGAAGTGATCTACATGTTAAAAGAACAACTGGCTCAATCCGCGTTGAATTTTGTATCGATTCCCCAGGACTATCAACTATTTGTCGAAGATTATTCAAATGAGCAGGCAAAATTCATATGGGCGACAGACGAGTTAGTCGATGAAATTGGCGTAACCCTCGATCAAAACGGAAAATTAATCGAGTTGACCAGATTGCCTTCAACCAATGGAACACTCGCAACAATAGAGCAGCAGGAAACGATTGCAGAACAATTTCTAACATCGCAATACGCGGAAGCACTCGATTATTTATCGCTGTCTAATGTAATTCAAAAAGAAGGTGATAGCAGATTTTTTTATAAACAATATGCAGGAGGCTATCCTCTTGCGAGCTATACCACTCAAATCTCCGTTTCCACATATGGTGAAATTGTTGATTTTAAATATGGTGGATATACGAAAACACCCCCGGTATTTCCAGCGCAGCTTGTTGGAGAAGAGGCTATTTTGCAACAACTGCATAAAGCACCATGGAAGTTATCGTTAAAATATTTAGCGAGTGATATTTATTCTGTTCCAAAGGCTGGTCTGTACCCGGTTTATGAGAGTCCGATTGTTTATCATTCATTCAATGCCCTAAATGGACTGCCTGCCTTTGAACATGAACCTGAAGAGCCTGACACATTCATCCCGTTCCCAAATGTTGCGGCAGTTGAAAAACAAGCAACTATTGAAGAAGCAATCGGCGTGCCGGAGGAAATGATCAAGCTGCGGGAAGTGGAAATAGATGAAAATACACTCGTCGCCGTATGGCGGGAAAGGGAGTGGCAAGCGCCGAAAGACAAAACAATGGAGAGCCTCTTTCTTGACCGTATGGAAGATACGGTAAAAGCTAAAGTGGATAAACATTCCGGGAGGCTAAAAGAATTCATGTGGTTTAAAGAACGTACAGGTGAACTCGATCTTTCGTTTGAAGATTGCCGTGATATTGCTTGTACATTTATTGCCACTTATTTTGAAGAGTATCTTCCTTATCTGCAATTAAAAATCGAGAAACCTTCCTTTAACGGAGTCCATTGTGTATTTTTTACTTTCCCACTGTACGCAGTCCAAGATTTGCAAATAGAGGGTGAACGTTTTTACGTCGGCGTCAACAGGACCACCGGGTTTATCGATATCTTCTGGTCTCCGAGAATGGACTTAGCCGAACTTCAATCCTTTGAAGCTTCAACTATCCAACCTTTCGAGGACATTAAATCCGCCTTGCAGAAAGTCGAGCCCTTCTTGCAGTGGTCTAAAAAGTACGATGAAAACGAACCCGATGACGTCTTAGCATACAAACTGGGGCAAATCGAAACAAAACAACAGGTTGTTGGAATAGATGCAAGGACAGGAGATCTTATTGTCAGTAATATTTAA
- a CDS encoding DUF4317 domain-containing protein has product MNTKDIADIRKRFKLDTDLLKIAEIYNVYIQGESTEIFHEENRSFSLLDREQQELFLNNFKKVLGGKLDQKLFEVKFQPQEEGQADHTQRLLYEGLEAKEVDEWKENMQRIALKMVEETPYEKDMVVTFIRGTYFKTMKRQQDETEIDMRDEVFTTPFILCSMNQTELPKSSLVFDFVGKEFKSNVLVDPVIKLASPIGGFLFPSFTDNAADVNHIVYASGKVNKPDYRFIENVLNGDEIMTAEEDKVVFEEIVKAVIGEEVNSRTLAGLYDEINLMLEVEKEAEKEDAETPVLDTVEVTRVLKASGAKDISPEKVERAFQQVVEDKNYEIKASHVVPSYTSKSIKINTKVAEIKISPQDLRYVKGVNYNGKRCILIEVEEDAMIEGFKLLEEEQLD; this is encoded by the coding sequence ATGAATACTAAAGATATAGCCGATATTCGCAAACGATTTAAACTGGATACCGATTTACTGAAAATCGCGGAAATTTACAATGTATACATCCAAGGCGAGAGCACGGAAATCTTTCATGAAGAGAACCGTTCATTTTCCCTTCTGGACCGGGAGCAGCAGGAGCTGTTCCTTAACAATTTCAAGAAAGTGTTGGGCGGAAAACTCGACCAGAAGCTGTTTGAAGTGAAATTCCAGCCGCAGGAAGAAGGGCAGGCAGACCATACACAGCGGCTCTTGTACGAAGGGCTTGAGGCAAAGGAAGTAGACGAATGGAAAGAAAATATGCAGCGCATCGCCTTGAAAATGGTGGAAGAAACTCCTTATGAAAAGGATATGGTCGTCACTTTCATTCGCGGGACGTATTTCAAGACGATGAAACGCCAGCAGGATGAAACGGAAATCGATATGCGGGATGAAGTATTTACGACTCCTTTTATCCTCTGCAGCATGAACCAGACCGAACTGCCGAAAAGCTCGCTTGTATTTGATTTTGTGGGGAAAGAATTCAAGTCGAATGTGCTGGTCGATCCGGTTATTAAACTGGCTTCCCCGATTGGCGGCTTCCTGTTCCCGAGCTTTACGGACAACGCGGCAGACGTCAACCACATCGTTTATGCTTCTGGCAAAGTGAACAAACCCGATTACCGGTTTATCGAGAACGTATTAAATGGCGATGAAATCATGACAGCAGAAGAAGATAAAGTGGTGTTTGAAGAAATCGTCAAAGCCGTGATTGGGGAAGAAGTGAATTCGAGAACCCTTGCCGGGCTTTACGATGAAATCAACCTCATGCTGGAAGTGGAAAAAGAAGCGGAGAAGGAAGACGCAGAAACGCCGGTTTTGGATACGGTGGAAGTGACGCGTGTCTTAAAGGCGAGCGGTGCCAAAGACATCAGTCCGGAAAAAGTGGAGAGGGCTTTCCAGCAAGTCGTGGAAGACAAAAATTACGAAATAAAAGCAAGCCATGTCGTTCCCAGCTATACATCCAAATCGATCAAAATCAATACGAAAGTAGCCGAAATCAAAATCAGTCCGCAAGACTTACGTTACGTCAAAGGCGTCAATTACAACGGCAAACGCTGCATTCTGATTGAAGTGGAAGAAGATGCGATGATTGAAGGATTCAAGCTTCTTGAGGAAGAGCAGCTCGATTAG
- a CDS encoding GlcG/HbpS family heme-binding protein has protein sequence MNKITLDVAKELIAGAEEEAKNIGVAMVITVVDDGGNLVAIHRMDDAWLASIDIAQNKAWTSVALKMPTSALAEATVPAAELYGLNTTNNGRLVVFGGGIPLVVEDKVVGAIGVSGSTVPHDVQVAEAGVKAFNSKLT, from the coding sequence GTGAATAAAATCACTTTAGATGTGGCAAAAGAACTTATTGCCGGTGCGGAAGAAGAAGCAAAAAATATCGGAGTTGCTATGGTTATTACTGTGGTCGATGACGGCGGAAACCTGGTTGCGATCCACCGGATGGATGATGCTTGGCTGGCAAGCATTGACATTGCGCAAAACAAAGCCTGGACATCCGTAGCGCTAAAAATGCCTACATCCGCCCTGGCGGAAGCAACAGTTCCAGCAGCTGAACTCTACGGGTTAAACACGACCAATAATGGGCGCCTTGTCGTCTTTGGCGGAGGAATCCCTCTTGTCGTTGAAGATAAAGTAGTAGGAGCCATAGGAGTCAGTGGAAGTACCGTGCCTCACGATGTTCAAGTGGCGGAAGCAGGCGTAAAGGCGTTCAATAGCAAACTAACGTAG
- the solA gene encoding N-methyl-L-tryptophan oxidase, which produces MTKETVYDVAIVGAGTMGMAAGAFLAKQNAKTLLIDAFDPPHIKGSHHGDTRLIRHAYGEGRQYVALVKRAQQLWEELEQETGCKIFKNTGVLGLGPKDSPFLQETIAAAQKYNLPLEILDAKEIQKRWPGFSVPDHFIGCFEEGSGIIYSESAIRAYKDTALQNGAELVPNTPVRHIDVNDANGVKISTGHSAYYAKKVIITAGAWAAKLLPELSLPIQPTRKAVGWFDAPSNLYSDAHFPAFFIEDGDKKAYGFPNLDGAGLKIGKSDGGQPIDPDVHTQNFGLYESDEGDLRHMLHTYMPEANGPLKQGKTCLYTNSSDHDFIVDYHPDHPHVIFACGFSGHGFKFGSALGEVLSQMALEGRSAFDISIFSLKRFKP; this is translated from the coding sequence ATGACAAAAGAAACGGTTTATGACGTAGCCATCGTTGGCGCGGGAACAATGGGAATGGCTGCCGGTGCCTTTCTGGCGAAGCAAAACGCAAAGACCTTGCTGATCGATGCCTTCGATCCGCCGCACATCAAAGGGAGCCACCACGGCGATACCCGCTTGATCCGGCATGCTTACGGCGAAGGCAGGCAGTATGTGGCGCTTGTGAAGCGTGCCCAGCAATTATGGGAAGAGCTCGAACAGGAGACCGGCTGTAAAATTTTTAAAAACACCGGCGTTCTTGGCCTCGGCCCGAAAGACTCGCCTTTTCTTCAGGAAACCATCGCTGCCGCCCAGAAATACAACCTCCCGTTGGAAATCTTGGATGCCAAGGAAATCCAAAAGAGATGGCCCGGCTTTTCAGTGCCGGATCACTTTATCGGCTGCTTTGAAGAAGGATCGGGAATCATTTACAGCGAGTCCGCCATCCGGGCTTACAAGGACACCGCTCTTCAAAACGGTGCGGAACTTGTTCCTAATACACCCGTTCGGCACATTGACGTGAATGATGCAAATGGAGTAAAAATTTCGACCGGCCACTCGGCCTATTATGCAAAAAAAGTGATTATCACGGCCGGTGCCTGGGCTGCTAAATTATTGCCGGAGTTAAGCCTTCCGATTCAGCCGACACGCAAAGCCGTCGGCTGGTTTGATGCACCTTCCAATCTGTACAGCGATGCCCACTTTCCGGCCTTCTTTATCGAGGACGGTGACAAAAAGGCGTATGGTTTCCCTAACTTGGACGGCGCCGGCCTTAAAATCGGCAAATCGGATGGCGGGCAGCCGATTGACCCGGACGTGCACACCCAGAACTTCGGATTGTATGAAAGCGATGAAGGCGATCTAAGGCATATGCTCCACACCTATATGCCGGAAGCAAACGGCCCATTGAAGCAAGGAAAAACCTGCCTGTATACCAATTCAAGCGACCATGATTTTATCGTTGATTACCATCCGGACCACCCGCATGTCATTTTTGCCTGCGGTTTTTCAGGGCATGGCTTTAAATTCGGCAGCGCGTTGGGCGAAGTATTGAGCCAAATGGCGTTGGAGGGCCGAAGCGCCTTTGATATTTCCATCTTCTCTCTCAAGCGGTTCAAGCCGTGA
- the arr gene encoding NAD(+)--rifampin ADP-ribosyltransferase, translating into MAKSFEGPPTDTGPFYHGTKADLAVGDLLTAGGNSNYRDGLKMNHIYFAANANGAGLAAALAAGEGRERVYLVEPTGEFENDPNVTDKKFPGNLTRSYRSKEPLRIIGEETEWTALTDSELQKLREGSAKKTGEIIN; encoded by the coding sequence TTGGCCAAATCATTTGAAGGCCCGCCAACTGATACGGGCCCGTTTTATCATGGAACAAAAGCGGATTTAGCAGTCGGTGATTTATTGACCGCTGGCGGCAATTCAAATTACAGAGACGGGCTCAAGATGAACCACATCTATTTCGCTGCAAATGCCAATGGGGCGGGGCTTGCAGCTGCGCTGGCCGCAGGGGAAGGAAGAGAACGCGTCTATCTAGTGGAACCGACAGGCGAATTTGAAAACGACCCCAATGTGACGGACAAAAAATTTCCTGGAAACTTAACGCGTTCGTATCGCTCGAAAGAGCCTTTGCGAATTATTGGAGAAGAAACGGAGTGGACGGCGCTGACAGATTCTGAACTGCAAAAATTGCGGGAGGGTTCAGCGAAGAAGACAGGTGAAATTATCAATTGA
- a CDS encoding VOC family protein — protein sequence MASPLIHHVSVINRDRYVAFDFYHKLLGLEFLLKTVNQDEVDMLHLFFGDKTGRPGTEFSVFEMPNAPQKQFGTNSLERTVFAVPSEASLQFWLARFEAIDVFNCEIEHYQGRKYLHFEDRDGIQLALTPLRKGDASEHAPHQSADIPLEHAILGIDSFQCRVRYAEASARAFMNMHGYQKLESYEHNQHEVTVLGAEDVLFGQQVHLIEDRTRDIETQGIGSVQHIALNAKDRTYLHEVEKMILDINFRYSGIKQRDFFESLYYREPNNLLIEVATEQTNFVKPEAATEDYDAIPLFLPDFLESRRSYIENEIKR from the coding sequence ATGGCGAGCCCACTTATTCACCATGTGTCGGTCATTAACCGTGACCGGTATGTTGCCTTTGATTTTTATCATAAGCTACTCGGTTTGGAATTTCTATTAAAAACCGTAAACCAGGATGAAGTGGATATGCTTCATCTGTTCTTCGGCGATAAAACAGGCCGTCCCGGCACCGAGTTCAGTGTATTTGAAATGCCAAATGCGCCGCAAAAACAATTCGGCACGAACAGCCTGGAGCGCACCGTTTTTGCGGTTCCATCTGAAGCCTCGCTCCAATTTTGGCTGGCCCGCTTTGAAGCCATCGATGTCTTCAATTGTGAAATTGAACACTACCAAGGCCGAAAGTACCTGCATTTCGAAGACCGCGACGGAATCCAGCTGGCATTGACGCCTTTAAGAAAAGGCGATGCATCGGAGCACGCCCCGCATCAGTCAGCGGATATTCCGCTGGAGCATGCCATTTTGGGCATCGATTCGTTCCAATGCCGCGTCCGTTACGCAGAAGCTTCTGCCCGCGCTTTTATGAATATGCATGGTTACCAAAAACTGGAGAGTTATGAACACAATCAGCACGAAGTGACCGTACTGGGTGCAGAGGATGTTTTGTTCGGGCAGCAGGTCCACCTCATTGAAGACCGCACCCGTGACATTGAAACACAAGGGATCGGTTCTGTTCAGCATATCGCACTGAATGCCAAGGACCGCACTTATTTGCATGAAGTGGAGAAAATGATTCTCGACATCAATTTCCGGTATTCCGGCATCAAACAGCGTGACTTCTTTGAATCCTTGTATTACCGCGAGCCGAATAATTTGTTGATTGAAGTAGCAACAGAGCAGACAAATTTCGTCAAACCGGAGGCGGCGACAGAAGATTACGATGCTATCCCATTATTCCTGCCGGATTTTTTAGAAAGCCGGCGCAGTTATATCGAGAACGAGATCAAGCGCTAA
- a CDS encoding NAD(P)-dependent oxidoreductase, with amino-acid sequence MKIIVFGATGGVGKSVVKQAVDNGFEVTAFVRTPSKLEVTHENLNVVQGDAFNPAEVSAAIAGHDAVVSCLGSSQGMKKSSELEEMVKNIVAGMEDHGVKRIVYTASAGIYQELPGVSGKLMMGMLKNALTDHRVAVDWIEAHGLTYTIVRPMGLTNGAFTGNYREAATGVPEKSKSIARADVAHFILKALNDARYENSSIGIAT; translated from the coding sequence ATGAAAATAATCGTATTCGGTGCAACCGGCGGCGTCGGAAAATCCGTCGTGAAGCAGGCAGTAGATAATGGTTTTGAAGTAACGGCGTTTGTACGGACGCCGTCCAAGCTGGAAGTCACACATGAGAATCTGAATGTTGTTCAAGGAGATGCCTTCAATCCAGCGGAAGTTTCCGCTGCCATCGCGGGCCATGACGCGGTTGTGTCTTGCCTGGGCTCCAGCCAGGGGATGAAGAAATCGTCAGAGCTCGAAGAAATGGTGAAAAACATTGTGGCCGGCATGGAAGATCACGGCGTGAAACGGATCGTCTATACCGCATCAGCAGGAATCTATCAGGAGCTTCCAGGCGTCAGCGGGAAATTGATGATGGGCATGCTGAAAAATGCCCTGACAGATCACCGGGTTGCGGTGGATTGGATTGAAGCGCACGGCTTGACCTATACCATCGTCCGGCCGATGGGCCTAACGAATGGCGCCTTTACCGGCAATTACCGGGAAGCTGCGACAGGTGTTCCGGAGAAATCCAAGTCGATTGCCCGAGCAGACGTCGCTCATTTCATCTTGAAGGCATTAAACGATGCCCGATATGAAAATTCGTCGATCGGCATTGCCACGTAA
- a CDS encoding winged helix-turn-helix transcriptional regulator — MDELRSEIKRKIENGEFNCEKEFTMSLISGKWKIVIIYHLATEGILRFSEIKRLLPKITHKVLTKQIRELEEDGIVHREVFPEVPPRVEYSLTNLGESLMPIVLLMYEWGKENIKHYTFIKNT; from the coding sequence ATGGATGAATTACGATCGGAGATAAAAAGGAAAATTGAAAACGGCGAATTTAATTGCGAGAAAGAATTCACCATGTCCCTCATTAGCGGCAAATGGAAAATTGTTATTATTTATCATTTGGCAACAGAAGGTATTTTACGATTTAGTGAGATTAAACGATTGCTCCCAAAAATCACACATAAGGTATTAACCAAACAGATCAGGGAGTTAGAAGAAGATGGCATTGTTCACCGGGAAGTATTTCCCGAAGTTCCTCCAAGAGTGGAATATTCTTTAACAAACTTAGGGGAAAGTCTGATGCCGATTGTGCTGCTGATGTACGAATGGGGGAAGGAAAATATAAAACATTATACATTTATAAAAAACACATAA
- a CDS encoding transporter substrate-binding domain-containing protein → MKRKPYISLSLVLLLGAGGVLSGCSSKEAASAAGEQVITVGTQNDYPPFAFADENNELTGYDVEVVKAVDEKLDGYTFEFTAVPWDSMFLALESNKIQAIADQVAKTPERQGKYLFTDESYFAAETVIAVKGGREDIQTIKDLEGKKIGALAGDSYTLLLEEYNKKAAKPIDLKYSESGNPSEILQDVQNGRIDAYVNDPIMIDAVLKKNDLDVEIVGQPLVNDDMGIVLKKGEQGEELKALIDPVLEELKQDGTLAELSKKWTGGEYIPE, encoded by the coding sequence ATGAAAAGAAAACCGTACATATCCCTTTCTCTGGTTTTATTGCTGGGCGCAGGCGGCGTTCTCAGCGGATGTTCGTCGAAGGAAGCAGCCAGTGCTGCAGGCGAGCAAGTGATCACCGTTGGAACGCAAAACGACTATCCGCCTTTTGCATTTGCAGATGAGAACAACGAATTGACCGGATACGATGTGGAAGTGGTCAAAGCGGTCGATGAGAAATTGGACGGCTACACGTTTGAATTTACTGCCGTGCCGTGGGACAGCATGTTCCTGGCGCTGGAATCCAATAAAATCCAGGCCATCGCCGATCAAGTTGCGAAAACGCCGGAACGCCAAGGCAAATATTTGTTCACCGATGAATCCTATTTTGCAGCTGAAACCGTTATTGCGGTGAAGGGTGGAAGAGAAGACATTCAAACCATTAAGGATTTGGAAGGTAAGAAAATCGGTGCCTTAGCCGGGGATTCTTACACCTTATTGCTCGAGGAGTACAACAAAAAAGCAGCAAAGCCGATTGATTTGAAGTACAGCGAAAGCGGCAATCCTTCAGAAATTTTGCAGGATGTGCAAAACGGCCGGATTGATGCTTACGTAAACGATCCAATCATGATCGATGCGGTTTTGAAAAAGAATGATTTAGACGTGGAAATTGTCGGCCAGCCTTTGGTGAATGACGACATGGGCATCGTCTTGAAAAAAGGGGAGCAGGGCGAAGAATTGAAAGCGCTGATTGATCCTGTTTTGGAAGAGCTCAAGCAAGATGGCACTTTAGCTGAACTGTCGAAAAAATGGACTGGCGGAGAGTACATCCCTGAATAG
- the fdhA gene encoding formaldehyde dehydrogenase, glutathione-independent: MAGNRAVVYRGAGTVTVEDISYPELIIRDGPGVNPLNVGRKCDHGVIVKIVTTNICGSDQHMVRGRTTAPEGLVLGHEITGEVIEVGRDVEFIKKGDLVSVPFNIACGRCRSCKERDTHICENVNPDRPGSAYGYVDMGGWVGGQSEYVMVPYADFQLLKFPDKEQAMEKILDLTMLSDIFPTGYHGAVSAGVRPGSTVYVAGAGPVGLAAAHSAQLLGASVVIVGDLNNERLAQARSFGCETVNLREHPDLGEQIAEILGVPEVDCAIDCVGFEAHGHGTEAGEAPAIVLNSIMEVTRAGGRLGIPGLYVTGDPGAVDEDAKIGTLKVRLGLGWAKAHTFVTGQTPVMRYHRDLMMSILSGKAQIAKAVNATVISLDQAPASYAEFDQGASKKFVIDPHGILK, encoded by the coding sequence ATGGCAGGAAACAGAGCAGTTGTCTATCGAGGTGCAGGAACGGTAACAGTCGAAGATATCAGCTACCCGGAATTAATTATTAGAGACGGTCCTGGGGTAAACCCTTTAAATGTAGGGCGCAAATGTGATCATGGCGTGATTGTAAAAATCGTTACCACGAATATTTGCGGAAGTGACCAACATATGGTGCGCGGACGCACAACCGCTCCTGAAGGGCTTGTGTTAGGCCATGAAATTACCGGTGAAGTCATTGAAGTAGGGCGTGATGTCGAATTCATTAAAAAAGGAGACCTCGTATCTGTACCTTTTAATATCGCTTGCGGCCGCTGCCGCAGCTGCAAAGAGCGAGACACACATATTTGCGAGAATGTTAATCCGGATCGTCCCGGCTCTGCTTATGGCTACGTGGACATGGGCGGATGGGTCGGCGGCCAGTCCGAATATGTCATGGTTCCTTACGCAGATTTCCAGCTGCTGAAATTTCCGGACAAAGAACAGGCAATGGAAAAAATACTCGATTTAACCATGCTTTCTGATATTTTTCCAACGGGTTATCATGGTGCAGTGAGTGCGGGTGTCAGACCAGGATCTACTGTCTATGTGGCGGGGGCTGGTCCTGTAGGGTTAGCAGCTGCCCACTCTGCCCAGCTTTTAGGCGCATCTGTTGTCATCGTGGGTGATTTGAATAATGAGCGTCTTGCACAAGCCAGAAGCTTCGGCTGTGAAACAGTGAACTTAAGAGAACATCCGGATTTGGGTGAGCAAATCGCTGAAATTTTGGGTGTGCCGGAAGTTGACTGCGCCATTGACTGCGTCGGCTTTGAAGCTCATGGCCACGGCACAGAAGCCGGTGAAGCCCCAGCTATTGTGCTGAATTCCATTATGGAAGTTACTCGCGCTGGTGGACGCCTTGGTATACCGGGACTTTATGTAACGGGGGATCCAGGAGCCGTCGATGAGGATGCGAAAATCGGAACCTTAAAAGTGCGCTTAGGGCTTGGCTGGGCAAAAGCACATACTTTTGTAACGGGCCAAACACCGGTTATGAGGTATCACCGCGACTTAATGATGTCCATCTTAAGCGGAAAAGCACAAATTGCCAAAGCGGTAAATGCCACGGTAATTTCGTTGGACCAGGCACCTGCATCTTACGCTGAATTTGATCAGGGAGCTTCCAAGAAATTTGTCATTGATCCCCACGGAATTCTTAAGTAA
- the deoD gene encoding purine-nucleoside phosphorylase, with the protein MTNNEAKETPHIKPNGREIAETILLPGDPYRAKFIAETFLENPVLFNDVRGMLGYTGEYKGKKVSVMGTGMGSPSMAIYSWELINVFGVKNLIRIGSCGAMQKDIKLYDLIFAMGAATNSNYAHQWNLPGQFPLTASFELLEKAKKVADEKNYKVHIGNVLSSDVFYNADETATEKWANMGILAEEMETTSLYMNAASAKVNALTILTVSDHMITHEQTTQEERQTSFTQMVEIALDIV; encoded by the coding sequence ATGACCAACAACGAAGCAAAAGAAACTCCGCACATCAAGCCCAACGGGAGAGAAATCGCCGAAACGATCCTGCTGCCTGGAGATCCGTACCGTGCCAAATTCATCGCGGAAACCTTTTTAGAAAACCCTGTTCTGTTTAATGATGTTAGAGGAATGCTCGGATACACAGGCGAATATAAAGGAAAGAAAGTTTCGGTTATGGGTACGGGTATGGGTTCGCCAAGCATGGCCATTTATTCATGGGAATTAATTAACGTTTTTGGAGTGAAAAATTTAATTCGTATTGGTTCGTGTGGAGCGATGCAAAAGGATATCAAATTATATGATCTGATTTTTGCTATGGGAGCAGCAACGAATTCAAATTATGCGCACCAATGGAATCTGCCGGGCCAATTTCCGCTGACAGCCTCTTTTGAGTTATTGGAGAAGGCTAAAAAGGTGGCGGATGAAAAGAACTATAAAGTCCATATCGGCAATGTTCTATCAAGTGATGTTTTCTATAATGCTGATGAAACAGCAACAGAAAAGTGGGCGAATATGGGGATATTAGCGGAAGAAATGGAAACAACAAGTTTATACATGAATGCTGCCAGTGCGAAAGTTAACGCCTTAACCATTTTAACAGTAAGTGATCATATGATTACGCATGAACAAACAACGCAAGAGGAAAGGCAAACCTCATTTACACAGATGGTTGAAATCGCTTTAGATATCGTGTGA
- a CDS encoding alpha/beta hydrolase, giving the protein MEQFNIAGNSNTSFILFHGTGGNEYSLLQAVGDIDPAAHIRAYIGEFATGKERRFFAPLQNGQVDRADLERRVVKFLKDWPQQKPEGKVIMLGYSNGANFLLALLEKEPDLADTVVLLHPSNLTYRFSRTSTTALILTAGARDTISSPGESLKLSKTLAAHFPQTTFKLFDHGHELTDEEVKFIRAQLA; this is encoded by the coding sequence ATGGAACAGTTTAACATAGCCGGAAACTCTAATACATCGTTTATTCTCTTCCACGGTACAGGCGGAAACGAATATTCCTTGCTGCAAGCGGTGGGCGATATCGATCCGGCTGCCCATATCCGCGCATATATCGGTGAGTTCGCCACAGGAAAGGAACGCCGCTTTTTTGCACCGCTGCAAAACGGCCAAGTGGATCGCGCCGATCTTGAAAGGCGTGTTGTGAAGTTTTTGAAAGACTGGCCGCAGCAAAAGCCTGAAGGCAAAGTGATCATGCTGGGCTATTCAAACGGCGCCAATTTCCTGCTGGCGCTTTTGGAAAAAGAGCCCGACCTCGCAGACACAGTCGTTCTTTTGCATCCTTCCAACTTAACGTACCGTTTTTCGAGGACTTCAACGACAGCGCTTATTTTGACAGCTGGCGCACGCGATACCATATCCAGTCCAGGCGAATCCTTGAAACTATCCAAAACACTCGCTGCGCATTTCCCGCAAACAACGTTCAAGCTGTTTGATCACGGACACGAACTCACGGATGAAGAAGTGAAGTTTATCCGGGCACAGCTGGCATAA